From a region of the Vicia villosa cultivar HV-30 ecotype Madison, WI unplaced genomic scaffold, Vvil1.0 ctg.000244F_1_1_3, whole genome shotgun sequence genome:
- the LOC131625833 gene encoding uncharacterized protein LOC131625833 isoform X1, whose product MNEMNCFPFPLDISLVTLLFVLDYQSYFGYPENDTTHHMHTCTHTFTLSHCIFQVIAQETNWGPFQQQISFPTTKLTFLHPYRTRSNERIMEQFEQNQAALRRDMDVMGERMAQLMETLHAVVQGQDELRKSVASLVKDTPTNSADGGVKTKETPVNETLKVVDDHHEVIDLEHDLTAELTETAKMYQALEERLKAVEVAKTSSFNTAAMCLVPGIVIPPKFKVPDFDKYKGVTCPETHIRSYCRKMAAHAENEPLLMHFFQDSLTGAPLEWYMKLERSNVSTWGELVDAFLKQYHYNTAMAPSRAQLQNMSQKSEESFKEYAQRWRELAARVQPPLLDRELIDLFMGTLKGPYLQHMVSNTSPSFSDVVIIGERVENCVKAGTIQGVTNSSNSSGNGKKPYSGFVKKKEGETSTASVDQSRAPAYSAVPPPYYPMPYAVPGPYVPQAYAAALPQPWMAPQQPFVPQQQAAAPQNRQQNPRPQGQRGPQRTRFQDRRIDPVPMSYAQLLPQLLAGQLVQLRELGPPPSPLPPGYDVNARCEFHSGAPGHTIEKCRAFKLKVQDLLDDKLISFAPTGPNVQNNPMPPHAGTTNAIELCEDRILVNDVNEVRMPLAVVREYLMQQKVLCELHDYCLQCSSNPEECIRLREEIQKLMDEGVLRVERVVPVENVATLEIPYYPAEISKTQGTSLVIHAPSTPLVVQAPRTPLVIQVPNVPSTPSTSSIVPSPVNDSKAVPWSYNAVYIRGKKYDCPPVGNSSITNITGTSGITRSGRIFAAPPPLPKETNKEASTQAKGKQIAVDPPVTRNAQDAEQLLRIIKKSDYKVIDQLDQTQAKISILSLLVHSEAHRDALMKVLASAHVTQDITVPQFEGVVTNIAAGNCLGFSDDELPPEGRAHNKALHISVKCLDAVLSRVLIDTGSSLNVMPKTTLFKLSMDGIMMRPCTMSVRAFDGSRRSVEGEIDLPVLIGPHMFYIAFYVMDISPSYTCLLGRPWIHAAGAVTSTLHQCLKFVVNDKIVVITGEEDLIVNNLASYRYVEVEGEIQETPFQALEIVSVDKLPVVENKKELGAPLSSLNDAKAFLEAGIPHSAWGKLIDVHEKRDKYGLGYQPSSSTQLSIIPGKKVIPPISQVFVSASTSSGSQVLAVDDDDEEDLSKFICHAAPGQELNNWTILDIPKVTFMEISGSNSIKNDNVTVPRLDILENPIDQADEDSGEDCEVPEELARLLRQEEKSIQPHQEAIEIVNLGTEEAKREVKIGAALESDVKRRLIELLREYVDIFAWSYEDMPGLDTDIVMHRLPLKPECPPVKQKPRRTRPDMALKIKEEVEKQLKAGFLSVCEYPPWIANIVPVPKKDGKVRMCVDYRDLNRASPKDDFPLPHIDVLVDNTAQYSVFSFMDGFSSYNQIKMAPEDMTKTTFTTPWGTYCYKVMPFGLKNAGATYQRAMVTLFHDMIHKEIEVYVDDMIAKSQTEEEHLMYLEKLFARLRKFKLRLNPNKCTFGVRSGKLLGFIVSQRGIEVDPDKVRAIQNMPAPKNEKEVRGFLGRLNYIARFISHLTDTCEPIFKLLRKNQDIRWDDHCQEAFEKIKQYLQEPPILMPPVPGRPLLMYLTVLEGSMGCVLGQHDESGRKECAIYYLSKKFTDCESRYSLLEKTCCALVWAARRLRQYMLTHTTLLISKMDPIKYIFEKPALTGRLARWQMLLSEYDIQYVTQKAIKGSVLADHLAHQPLEEYQSMKFDFPDEDIMKLDDNEGPEPGERWTLTFDGASNAMGHGIGAVLTSPHQTHIPFTARICFDCTNNVAEYEACIMGLEAAIDMRIKILEVYGDSALVIHQVRGDWETRHPNLVPYKDYILELLPAFEEITFNHIPREENQLADALATLAAMFRVSSPKEVPDIRILRYKEPAHVFPAHCLTTEDVYDEKPWYYDIKRYVEKQEYPEDATIGDKRTLRRLASKFFLSGDVLYKRNYDSVLLRCVDRHEAELIMREIHEGSFGTHSSGHSMAKKILRAGYYWMTIESDCYVYVKKCHKCQVYADRIHVPPTPLNVLTSPWPFAMWGIDMIGRIEPQASNGHRFILVAIDYFTKWVEAASYKNVTKQVVTRFIKKEIICRYGVPNKIITDNGSNLNNKMMAELCEEFKIEHHNSSPYRPKMNGAVEAANKNIKKIVQKMVRTYKDWHEMLPFALHGYRTSVRTSTGATPFSLVYGMEAVLPVEVEIPSLRVLMDAKLDETEWVQTRLDHLNLIEEKRLSAICHGQLYQKRIKKAYDEKIRPREFHTGDLVVRKILPIHTDPRGKWTPNYEGPYIVKKAFSGGALILTKMDGEDVPLPVNSDSVKKYYA is encoded by the exons atgaatgaaatgaattgcTTTCCGTTTCCACTTGATATCTCTCTCGTCACGTTGCTATTTGTTCTTGACTATCAATCTTACTTTGGATACCCTGAAAATGACACAacacatcatatgcacacatgcactcatacattcacattatcacattgcatttttcaggttattgcacaagaaactaattggggtccttttcagcaacagatttctttcccgacgacgaagctgactttcttacatccttaccgcaccaggagtaacgagagaatcatggaacaatttgaacagaatcaagccgcccttcgtagggatatggatgttatgggggaaagaatggcccaacttatggagactctccatgccgtcgttcaaggacaggatgaactcagaaagagcgtcgctagtttggtcaaagatactcctaccaattctgctgacggaggggtgaaaactaaagagactcctgttaatgagacactgaaagtagtggacgaccaccatgaggttattgatcttgaacatgatcttactgctgagttgactgagactgctaagatgtaccaagctctcgaagaacgccttaaggctgtTGAAGTTGCCAAAACTTCAAGTTTTAAtactgctgctatgtgcttggtacctgggattgttattcccccgaagttcaaggtgccagattttgataagtacaagggagttacctgcccagagactcacattcgttcctactgccgtaagatggccgctcacgctgagaacgaacctctgcttatgcacttcttccaggatagtctcactggagccccgttagagtggtatatgaaactcgagaggtctaatgtcagtacttggggagaacttgttgatgccttcttgaaacaataccactacaatactgctatggctcctagccgtgcccagttgcagaatatgtcacagaaatctgaagagtcttttaaggaatacgcccagaggtggcgtgaacttgctgctcgagtccaacctcctttattggaccgagagttgattgatctgtttatggggactctgaaagggccgtatcttcagcacatggttagtaatacttccccttccttttcggatgtggtcatcattggtgagagggttgagaactgtgtcaaagctggtaccattcaaggtgttactaattctagcaactcaagtggtaatggtaagaagccgtattctgggtttgtgaagaagaaggaaggtgagactagcaccgcttctgttgaccaaagccgagctcctgcatattctgctgttccgcctccttattatccgatgccttatgctgttcctggcccatatgtccctcaagcatatgctgctgctcttccacaaccatggatggcaccccaacagcctttcgtaccacaacaacaagctgctgctcctcagaatcgtcaacagaaccctaggcctcaaggtcaaaggggcccgcaaagaacaagattccaagataggcgtatcgatccggttccgatgtcatatgctcagcttctccctcagttgcttgctggtcaattggtacaactccgtgaacttggacctccacctagtcctctccctcccggttatgatgttaatgctcgatgtgaatttcattcaggggctccaggccacactattgaaaagtgtagagcattcaaattgaaggttcaggatctccttgatgacaagcttatctcgttcgctcctactggtcctaatgtgcagaataatcctatgcctcctcatgctggtacgaccaatgctattgagttatgtgaggaTCGGATCCTAGttaatgatgttaatgaggttaggatgccgctagcagttgtcagagagtatcttatgcaacaaaaggttttgtgtgaactacatgactactgtttgcaatgttcttctaatcctgagGAATGCATTAGGTTGAGAGAggaaatccagaaactaatggatgaaggtgttcttagagtggaaagggttgtTCCTGTCGAAAATGTGGCTactttagagatcccttactaccctgctgagatatcaaagactcagggcacttctttggtcattcatgctccgagtactcctttggtcgTTCAAGCTCCGAGGACTccattggttattcaggttccaaatgttccttcgactccttcaacctcgtctattgttccctctcctgtgaatgattctaaggctgttccttggagttataatgccgtgtatattcgagggaagaaatatgattgtcctccagtgggtaattcgagcatcactaatattactggcactagtggcattacccgtagtggtcggatctttgctgcccctcctccgcttcctaaagagaccaataaagaggctagtacacaagcaaaaggaaagcaaattgctgttgatcctcctgtgacacgtaatgcacaagatgccgagcaactcttgagaatcattaagaaaagtgattacaaagtgattgaccaacttgatcagactcaagccaagatctccatcttgtctctcttggtacattctgaagctcatcgtgatgctctgatgaaagttctggcttccgctcacgtaactcaagacattaccgtgcctcagtttgaaggggttgtgaccaacattgctgctggtaattgtttgggtttttctgatgatgagcttccacctgagggtagagcacacaacaaagcgttgcatatctccgtcaagtgtctggatgctgtgttgtctcgagttctgattgatactggttcttctcttaatgtgatgcccaagactactttgtttaagctgagtatggatgggattatgatgagaccatgcactatgagtgtcagagcgtttgatggctccagaaggtccgtagaaggggaaattgatctgcctgttttgattggccctcacatgttctatattgccttctatgtcatggatataagtccttcatacacttgcctcttgggtcgtccctggatccatgctgctggggctgtgacatctaccctccatcagtgtttgaaatttgttgtgaatgacaagattgttgtgatcactggtgaagaggatttgattgtcaataatctggcgtcataccgttatgttgaagtggagggagagatacaagagacaccttttcaagctttagagattgtgtcggttgataaactccccgtggttgagaataagaaggaactcggagcacccctctcgtctttaaatgatgctaaggccttcttagaagctggtattCCCCATAGCGCCTGGGGCAaactgattgatgttcatgagaagcgagacaagtacgGCCTTGGGTATCAGccatcttcctctactcagctcagcataattcctggaaagaaggtgattccccccatttctcaagtgttcgtcagtgcaagcaccagttctggaagtcaggttctcgccgtggatgatgatgatgaagaagatctctccaaattcatttgccatgctgcgcctggacaggaactcaacaattggactatcttggacatccccaaagtcacttttatggagat atctggctcgaattccatcaaaaatgataatgttacagttccccgtcttgatatccttgagaatccaattgaccaagctgatgaggatagtggggaagattgtgaagtccccgaggaattggcaagacttttgagacaagaagagaaatctattcagccacatcaggaagccatagaaatcgtcaacctcggtacagaagaagcaaagagagaagtcaagataggtgccgctttggaaagtgatgtaaaaagaaggttgattgagttgcttcgagagtatgttgatatcttcgcctggtcatatgaagacatgcctggtttagacacggatatagttatgcacaggctacctctcaaaccagaatgtccgccggtaaaacagaaaccacgaagaactcgacctgatatggctttgaaaatcaaggaagaagttgaaaaacagttgaaggctggtttcttatctgtgtgtgaatatcctccttggattgcaaacatagtacccgttcctaagaaggacggaaaggtacgcatgtgtgtcgattaccgagatttgaatagggcaagtccgaaggatgatttccctctgcctcatattgatgtgctagtcgacaacactgctcagtattcggtgttctccttcatggatggtttttctagctataatcaaataaaaatggctcctgaagatatgaccaagactacttttaccactccgtggggtacgtattgttataaggtgatgccttttggtcttaagaatgctggtgcaacataccaacgagctatggtgacccttttccatgatatgatccataaggagattgaggtgtacgtcgatgatatgatcgcaaaatcccaaactgaggaggaacatttgatgtatcttgagaaactgtttgctcgtttgcgtaaattcaagttgaggcttaatccaaacaagtgcactttcggagtgcgatctggaaaattacttggattcattgtgagccaacgagggattgaggtcgaccctgacaaagtaagagcaatacagaatatgccagcaccaaagaatgaaaaagaggtccgagggttccttgggagattgaactacatagccaggttcatttctcatctcactgacacctgtgaacccatcttcaaactgctgcgcaagaatcaagatatccgttgggatgatcattgtcaagaagcttttgagaagattaaacagtatctccaagagccgccaattctcatgcctccggttcctgggaggccgcttcttatgtacttgactgtgcttgaaggatctatggggtgtgtgttgggccaacatgacgagtctggtcgaaaagagtgcgccatttattacctgagcaaaaagtttaccgattgtgaatcccgctactcactgctcgagaaaacttgctgtgctttggtatgggctgctcgccgactgaggcagtatatgttgactcacaccaccctattgatctccaaaatggacccgataaagtacatctttgaaaaaccggcccttacaggaagactagcccggtggcaaatgcttttatcagaatatgatatccagtatgtcacacagaaggccatcaaaggaagtgtccttgcggatcatcttgctcatcaaccATTGGAAgaatatcagtcaatgaagtttgactttcctgatgaggatatcatgaaactagatgataatgaaggacccgagccaggagagcgatggactctcacgttcgatggtgcatcaaacgctatgggccatggtattggggcagttttgacttctcctcatCAAACTCACAttcctttcacagctagaatatgctttgattgcacaaacaatgtcgcggaatacgaagcttgcataatgggtctcgaagcggccattgatatgaggattaagatccttgaggtttatggggattccgccttggttatacatcaagtgaggGGTGATTGGGAAActcgacaccccaatttagttccttataaggactatatcttggagttgctgcccgctttcgaggaaatcactttcaatcacatcccccgagaggaaaatcaattggcagatgctttggctactttggcggctatgttcagagttagctcccctaaagaagtgccagatataaggatcctccgttacaaagagcccgCCCATGTGTTCCCTGCTCACTGCCTCACTaccgaagatgtgtatgatgaaaagccatggtattacgacatcaagaggtatgttgagaagcaagagtatcccgaagatgctacgattggtgataagcgaacgcttcgaaggttagcatccaaattcttcttgtcaggagacgtcctgtacaaaagaaactatgattcagttttgctcagatgcgtggatagacacgaagcagaattgatcatgcgggaaattcacgaaggatcttttggaactcattccagtggacattctatggccaaaaagattttgcgagcagggtattattggatgacaattgaaagtgattgttatgtatatgtgaagaaatgtcacaaatgtcaggtgtatgctgacagaattcatgttcctccaactcctctgaacgtcctgacgtcgccttggccctttgctatgtggggcatagacatgattggacggatagagccacaagcttcaaatggacacagatttattcttgttgctatcgactacttcaccaaatgggttgaagctgcttcttacaaaaacgtaaccaagcaagtcgttactcgcttcatcaagaaagagatcatatgccgatatggggttccaaacaagattatcactgacaatgggtccaatcttaataacaaaatgatggcagagttgtgtgaagagttcaagattgaacaccacaattcatcaccctatcggccaaaaatgaacggcgcagtcgaagctgctaacaagaatataaagaagattgtccagaagatggttagaacgtataaagattggcatgagatgttgccatttgctttgcatggctatagaacttctgtccgtacttcaactggggcaactcccttctctcttgtctacggcatggaggccgtactacctgttgaagtggaaattccttcgttgagagtcttgatggacgccaaactcgatgaaacagaatgggttcaaacgaggcttgatcatctcaatctaattgaagagaaacgcttatctgctatctgccatggccagttataCCAAAAAAgaatcaagaaagcgtatgacgagaagattcggcctcgagaattccacacaggtgacctagtcgtaaggaagatcttgccaattcacactgatccaaggggcaaatggactcccaactatgagggaccatacattgtgaagaaagcattttcaggcggtgctttaatcctgacaaagatggatggggaagacgttccgcttccagtcaattcagactcagtcaaaaaatactacgcgtaa